The following proteins come from a genomic window of Xiphophorus couchianus chromosome 19, X_couchianus-1.0, whole genome shotgun sequence:
- the LOC114134763 gene encoding uncharacterized protein LOC114134763, which translates to MAEEMFGKSVKQLKLDRTMAKSSFTKQANFLSRKASNMTEMELREEFKKLTSDARHVSDSNDDYKAGLLAEVGDEADELDKQQKTDLEKTIIDCELKLEEVKQIVQSNLWKKYGQDELYTAIQEAEKACNDASDIKVLTVYKSAYEVQLSFVENVIQESIKSFLTWEMWIPVEERDNIEDRVKQMKLMKNKLQTRKSQFAIAQTIAEEERKSDAAQSDLTYFPIQAQPAPSVKIRPICLPKFHGCKRNFHRWRKDWESLQKQGEPSGSVEVKKFQLLDSVDERICNELHLSAYDTAADMFRVMENRYGDKLSIALEIIEELEKTPPLKANQLRKVIDLIQAIEKALADLTELGNIGAMKNPLVIKSLESKLPDVIKRDWLVFMVNPANAVTPDNHFDSLLKFLKTQEEVLEKLEQLGVSEKVEKKFEKRHAFTRSTRKNHVCIVCGDARHGDKIFFCKQFKAMNLPEKLNIVKTLDTCKRCLRKHGDADCINTYLCRNKDCKKRSFSDHHFLLCPKGELTKVETVKPRRENRLTEEQEKFIAGLSPELAEECRKAFSNVTASTKNTKCEAFGLMESYGLKEQPVILMLLEVTTNAGQKIGTLIDLASDTNYITHQAAKRLSLEGENITLVVHGVGGMSVKVRTKRYLLRVRVKTPKGTMKAHQLICYGLSEIAKVHKVIQPLQLQKFFPDVDLEDLKRPDTIELLISHREGRLAPQRVKVVGDLVLWNSPLGMTVGGAHPDLCEDVDVAAHRCMKWWREKQQ; encoded by the exons AAAAGCTTCCAACATGACAGAGATGGAACTGCGAGAGGAGTTTAAAAAGCTAACTTCTGATGCCAGACATGTAAGTGATTCAAATGATGATTACAAAGCTGGACTATTGGCAGAGGTGGGAGATGAAGCTGATGAACTtgataaacagcaaaaaactgatttggaaaagaCTATTATTGACTGTGAATTAAAATTAGAAGAAGTCAAACAAATAGTTCAGTctaatttgtggaaaaaatatggTCAAGATGAACTCTATACTGCAATCCAAGAGGCAGAAAAGGCCTGTAATGATGCTTCTGATATAAAAGTTTTAACTGTGTACAAAAGCGCATATGAAGTGCAGTTGTCCTTTGTGGAGAATGTGATCCAGGAATCTATCAAAAGTTTTTTGACCTGGGAAATGTGGATTCCAGTAGAAGAAAGGGACAATATAGAAGAcagagtaaaacaaatgaaattgatgaaaaataaacttcaaacaAGAAAATCGCAGTTTGCCATAGCACAAACGATtgcagaggaggagaggaaatcAGATGCTGCTCAATCAGACCTTACATATTTTCCTATACAAGCTCAACCTGCACCCAGTGTAAAGATTAGACCCATTTGTCTACCAAAATTTCATGGCTGTAAAAGAAACTTTCACAGATGGAGAAAAGACTGGGAAAGCCTGCAGAAGCAGGGAGAACCAAGTGGCTCAGTGGAagtgaaaaagtttcagttgTTGGATAGTGTGGATGAAAGAATCTGTAATGAATTACATCTGTCTGCTTATGATACTGCTGCAGATATGTTCCGAGTGATGGAAAATAGGTATGGCGACAAGTTAAGCATTGCTTTAGAAATTATTGAAGAGCTTGAGAAGACTCCACCCCTGAAAGCAAACCAGCTAAGGAAAGTGATAGATCTTATTCAAGCAATTGAAAAGGCTCTAGCTGACTTAACAGAGTTAGGTAACATTGGAGCGATGAAAAATCCTCTGGTTATTAAATCTCTAGAGAGTAAACTACCTGATGTTATAAAGAGAGACTGGCTAGTTTTTATGGTTAATCCTGCCAATGCAGTTACACCAGATAACCATTTTGATAGTCttctcaaatttttaaaaacacaggaggAAGTTCTAGAGAAATTGGAGCAACTTGGAGTGAGTGAAAAGGTTGAGAAGAAGTTTGAGAAACGACATGCTTTTACTCGATCCACAAGAAAGAATCATGTCTGTATCGTGTGTGGAGACGCAAGACATGGAGATAAAATATTCTTCTGCAAACAGTTCAAAGCAATGAATTTACCTGAAAAACTCAACATTGTAAAGACGTTGGACACATGTAAAAGGTGTTTGAGAAAGCATGGAGATGCTGATTGCATCAATACTTACCTTTGTAGAAATAAAGATTGTAAGAAAAGAAGCTTTTCAGATCACCATTTCCTCCTTTGCCCAAAGGGTGAGCTTACAAAGGTTGAGACTGTTAAACCAAGAAGGGAAAATAGACTGACAGAAGAGCAGGAAAAATTCATAGCTGGACTTTCACCAGAACTAGCAGAAGAATGCAGAAAAGCCTTTTCAAATGTGACTGcttcaacaaaaaacacaaagtgtgaaGCCTTTGGGCTTATGGAGTCATATGGACTAAAAGAGCAACCTGTCATTCTAATGCTATTGGAAGTCACTACGAACGCAGGCCAGAAAATAGGAACTTTGATTGACTTGGCTTCTGATACTAATTACATTACTCATCAAGCAGCTAAAAGGTTGAGCCTAGAAggtgaaaacataacattagTTGTTCATGGTGTTGGGGGAATGTCAGTCAAAGTTAGAACAAAGAGATACCTGTTAAGAGTGAGAGTTAAGACCCCCAAAGGGACAATGAAAGCTCACCAACTCATTTGTTATGGACTTAGTGAAATTGCTAAAGTGCATAAAGTCATTCAACCACTGCAGCTGCAAAAGTTTTTCCCAGATGTTGACCTGGAAGACCTTAAAAGACCAGATACCATTGAGCTGCTAATAAGCCACAGAGAAGGCAGACTGGCCCCTCAAAGAGTCAAGGTTGTTGGAGACCTGGTCCTGTGGAACAGTCCACTCGGCATGACCGTGGGAGGAGCTCATCCGGATCTTTGTGAAGACGTCGACGTGGCAGCACACAG GTGCATGAAATGGTGGAGAGAAAAGCAGCAATAA
- the LOC114134764 gene encoding uncharacterized protein LOC114134764, with protein sequence MRKKAWVVRGRRLAKKVVDNCVTCRKIRAKRCEQIMGDLPPERTLPARPFEFTTIDLFGPYEVRDEARKRVKLKVWGIIFCCMSSRAIHTDLVSDQSSEGFLLAYQRFTALRGHPRKLWSDGGKNFIGAKPVLVDLYLFLDQLNKEQIQHEALEHGTEWSWKIHPADSPHRNGAAEAAVKIVKQALHNLGSDGVFTWSEFQTFLYMAANLANERPIDARTQSREDCISYITPNSLLLGRTDLKSDNCGFDFKSYPLKRLKFIQTEVDRFWRKWSQLAGPNLFVRSKWHSKKRNVAVGDIIWLADQNALRSQYKLGRVISVNSDGKGTVRDVHVRTYPSYPVPLVRAREQTRRTRKELQMKIPSTILHRDVRRIVVLLPIEEQENPTGTRSGEEREA encoded by the coding sequence ATGAGGAAAAAAGCATGGGTGGTCAGAGGCAGAAGATTGGCTAAAAAAGTTGTGGATAACTGTGTGACGTGCCGGAAAATCAGGGCAAAAAGATGCGAACAGATAATGGGTGATCTTCCACCAGAACGAACACTGCCTGCCAGACCATTTGAGTTTACTACTATTGATCTATTTGGACCTTATGAAGTGAGGGATGAGGCCCGGAAAAGAGTTAAACTGAAAGTGTGGGGCATCATCTTCTGTTGCATGTCATCTAGAGCTATTCACACAGATCTTGTAAGCGATCAGTCAAGTGAAGGCTTTTTGTTAGCATACCAAAGATTTACAGCCTTAAGAGGACATCCAAGGAAGTTATGGTCAGATGGCGGAAAAAACTTTATTGGAGCTAAACCTGTCCTGGTTGATCTTTATCTGTTTTTGGACCAACTAAACAAAGAGCAAATTCAACATGAAGCTTTGGAACATGGAACTGAATGGAGCTGGAAAATACACCCTGCAGACTCCCCCCATAGGAATGGGGCAGCAGAAGCAGCTGTAAAGATAGTCAAACAAGCATTGCACAATCTAGGATCAGATGGAGTTTTTACATGGAGTGAATTCCAAACATTCCTGTATATGGCAGCTAATCTGGCTAATGAAAGACCAATAGATGCAAGAACTCAAAGTCGAGAAGATTGCATAAGCTACATCACGCCAAACTCTCTGCTGCTTGGAAGAACTGATCTAAAAAGTGATAACTGTGGATTTGACTTTAAAAGTTATCCACTCAAGAGATTAAAGTTCATTCAAACAGAAGTGGACAGATTCTGGAGAAAATGGAGTCAACTAGCTGGACCAAATTTGTTTGTCAGAAGTAAATGGCATTCAAAGAAGCGAAATGTTGCTGTCGGAGATATTATTTGGCTTGCAGACCAAAATGCTTTAAGAAGTCAGTACAAACTTGGCAGAGTGATCAGTGTAAACAGTGACGGAAAGGGGACTGTAAGAGATGTACATGTACGAACTTATCCAAGTTACCCTGTACCACTTGTGAGAGCTAGAGAACAAACGAGGAGGACGAGGAAGGAACTTCAAATGAAGATACCCTCAACAATACTTCACAGAGATGTAAGGCGCATTGTTGTGTTATTGCCAATAGAAGAGCAAGAAAACCCTACTGGGACAAGATCTGGTGAAGAGAGAGAGGCGTGA